The genomic stretch GTAATTGACGCCATAAGATGCATGGAGGGGGATGGACCAATACATGGAAGTCCAGTGGACATGAACCTAATAATAGCTGGAGATGACCCAGTAGCTGCAGACGCAATAGCAGCAAAAATAATTGGATATGAATATCCACACTTGGAAGTTGGGCCAATAGCAATAGCGCACACACAAGGATTAGGTGTGGGAGACCCATCAAAAATAGAAGTTTTAGGGGAACCCATAGATAAGGTTAAGAGGAGATTCAAATTTGCAACATGTGAAATAATTGAACCACACTTCCCAAACACAATAGTAATAGATGGAGCCACATGCAGAACATGTAAAGCATGGATAAAATTCACATTATACATGTTGAAAGACACAGGATTCTTCGAAGAATTAATGGGGATGAATAAAAAGTTATTCTTCTACGTTGGATTAAACACTCCAATACCACAAACAGTAGAGGAATTAAAGAGCATTAGTGAAGAAGGGTTGATAATAGTATTTGGAGAATGCGCAGCTTCCACAACAGCGAGAGAAATATACTGGATCCTAGCTCAAGGACCTCTAAGAGAAAAGGCTATGATAGTGCATGGATGCCCACCCTTCGCAGTCTCACACTATGCATCAGAAATAAGGAGGAAATTGGGATTGGAAGTTAGTGAAAGGGAGAGGGAAGCCTTCAAATACGTCCCCACATAGATGGAGGGGGCATATGGGTGAGTGAAGCTATAAAATTGTTGGAAAAGTGGCTTAAAGCAGAAGAATTCATGATAGTAGGTAAATCGATAGATAGAGTGGATGCCATAGACAAAGTTACTGGGAAAGCTAAATTCATGGAAGATTACATGATCCCAGGAATGTTATATGCAAAGATTGTAATGAGCAGTGAACCCCATGCAAGGATAAAGAGGATAAATGTGGAACGCGCTTTGAAAATTCCAGGGGTTGTGAAAGTTATAACGGCAAGAGATGTGCCAGGTGAAAATCAAGTTGGATACGCCCTACCAGATCAGCCACTACTAGCTGAGGGGAAGGTTAGATATCATGGGGAACCTGTGGCAATAGTGGTGGCTGAAACACCTGAAACAGCGGCAATGGCGGCATCTGAATTAAACATTGAATACGAACCACTACCAGCAATATTAGATCCATTGGAATCCATGAATAGGAGGGATGTATTAGTTCATGATGAAATTGGTAGCAATATAGCATTCACAACAAAGGTTAGGAAGGGGGATGTGCATAAAGGATTCCAGAAGGCAGACGTTATAGTGGAAAACGAGTATAGAACACAACACCAAGAACACCTATACCTAGAAACTGAGGGGGCATTAGCAATACCTGAAATTGGTGGCATGTACACTATAATGTCATGTGCACAATACCCACATTTAGCACAAGCAATAACGGCAAGAGTGCTGGGATTACCAACAAACAGGATAAGGATTGTGCAACCATACATTGGAGGAGGATTCGGTGGAAAAGATGATACAGGTCCACTGGTTGCTGCACAAGCAGCATTGGCATCCCACTTAACAGGTAAACCAGTACTACTAATATATTCTAGGGAGGAATCTTTCAGGATACATTGCAAAAGGGAGCAGAGCATAATAAAGTATAAGTCTGGAGCCACAGCAGATGGCATTCTAACAGCAATAGATGTAAAGATAATAATGGATGCAGGGGCATATGCCAATAGAGGGCCATTCATACTCTGGAGAGCTACAATGCATGCATCAGGACCATACCACGTGGAAAATGCAAAAGTAGATGGATACTGCGTATACACGAATAAAGTGTATCAAGGATCCTTCAGGGGGTTTGGGAACCCAGACATACAATTCGCAGCAGAATCACAAATGGATGAAATAGCCAAGAAATTGGGTTTAGATCCATTGGACATTAGATTAAAGAACATCCTAAAACCAGGAATGACGACAATAACAGGTCAAATGCTAGATGAATCCGTTGGAATAGGTGAAGCATTAAGAATGCTTGCAGAAAGGGCAGATTGGAGGAGGAAGAGGAGGATGTATGAAGGTGATAGTGGGAGATATCGTAGGGGGATAGGGTTAGCTTGTGGATGGCATGGTATAAGTACAAGTAGAGGAGTCCCAGACTGGTCCAATGCAATAATTAAAGTGAATAAAGATGGTGGAGTTGAAGTTTACACTGGAATAACTGAGATAGGGCAAGGGACGCCCACAACATCACATGTACAAATTGTAAGTGAAATTTTAGGGATACCAACAGAATACATAACAATACATTTCGGAACAACAGACGCCCCAGACACTGGCGCCACACATGCTTCAAGAGGTACAAGCATAGGAGCCATAGGAGTGCTATTAGCAGCAGCTAAATTAAGGGAGAGACTTACAACATTAGCCTCAGAAATACTTCAATGCCACCCAGAAGAATTGAAATTTGAAAATGGAAGAATATACTCAAAGAATAATCCAGAGAAGAGTTTGAAGTGGAAGGATCTAGTAAATGAAGCCTTCAATAGGGGGGTGGAATTATCCTCAACTGGATACTTCCATCTACCAAAGGGGAAGTTCGACCATGAAGTTGGACAAGGATATGCATATCCAGCATACAGCTACATAATAAACATAGCTGAAGTGGAAGTGGATGTGGAAACAGGTATAGTGAAGGTGATTAGGATGTGGCCAGCAATAGCTAGTGGGAGAATAATAAACCCAAAAGCCGTGGAGGGACAAATAGAGGGGGCAATAGCACAGGGAATAGGGTTAGCATTAATGGAGAAATTGGAATTCGATGAGAAGGGTGCAATAATAAATCCAAACTTAACAGACTACGTCGTTCCAACAGCAATGGATATGCCAAAAATAGAGAAACCAATATTCATTGAAGACTTATTCAAATACGGCCCCTTCGGAGCTAAGGGAGTTGGGGAAATGGCACTAATACCAACACCAGCAGCCATAGCCAATGCAGTTGCCCACGCCATTGGTAAAAGAATATTTGAACTACCATTAACACCTGAAAAAGTTTACTTCAAAATAATGGAGGGGAGGGGATAATGCCAAAGATAACCATAAAAATAATGTTTGGACCACTTAGAAGTTTAACTGGATTAGATGAATTAAACATTGAAGCAGAGGGATTCAAAGAAATATTGGAAAAACTATCAAAGATGTATGGGGAACAAGTATACGACATATTCTTCTCAAAAGATGGATCACCACACCCATTCAACCACATAATAATAGATGGAAAAACATATACAGCACAAGAAGCATTGAACATGAAATTCAAAGAAGATAAAACAATATACCTTTGGCCTGCATTAGATGGAGGTGTATAAGTGAATGACGTTATTCTACCAACTACCAAAATTCAATTACCATAAACCAAAAGATTTGAATGAAACTCTAAAACTTTTAAGAGAACTTAAAGATGCAAAACCAATAGCGGGTGGAACGGATTTAATGGTTGATATGAAGATAGGTAGAGTGAAAGCTGGAAATCTAATAGATATATCCAATTTAAAAGAACTCAGAAAAATTGAATTCCATAAGGATAACATAATTATTGGAGCGGCCGTAACATTACAAGAGATAATTAACGATGAGAGAATTAGAAGGGAGATTCCAATATTGGCAGAAGCTGCGGAAAGTATGGGTTCATGGCAAATAAGGAATGTAGCTACAATTGGAGGAAACATATGCAACGCATCACCAGCTGCAGATATGGCTCCACCACTAATGGTGC from Candidatus Methanomethylicota archaeon encodes the following:
- a CDS encoding DUF362 domain-containing protein, which codes for MPKVSIVKVNEPINKDNVHEAVKRAINMIGGINRFIKPGERVLIKPNLVSPRPPPVTTDPKVVRAIALMVKEAGGIPIIGESCSAMTHWWREGMGTKQVMEVLGYMNMAREIGAEIVPFDEHGEFKSVKMKVPNGLLLKEVEIAEIVQKVDKIIGVPVLKTSMEGGGITGCIKLMHGMVNTFNDRLKWHRTDLWYKLIDEIKPYRDKYVLGVIDAIRCMEGDGPIHGSPVDMNLIIAGDDPVAADAIAAKIIGYEYPHLEVGPIAIAHTQGLGVGDPSKIEVLGEPIDKVKRRFKFATCEIIEPHFPNTIVIDGATCRTCKAWIKFTLYMLKDTGFFEELMGMNKKLFFYVGLNTPIPQTVEELKSISEEGLIIVFGECAASTTAREIYWILAQGPLREKAMIVHGCPPFAVSHYASEIRRKLGLEVSEREREAFKYVPT
- a CDS encoding xanthine dehydrogenase family protein molybdopterin-binding subunit, with translation MSEAIKLLEKWLKAEEFMIVGKSIDRVDAIDKVTGKAKFMEDYMIPGMLYAKIVMSSEPHARIKRINVERALKIPGVVKVITARDVPGENQVGYALPDQPLLAEGKVRYHGEPVAIVVAETPETAAMAASELNIEYEPLPAILDPLESMNRRDVLVHDEIGSNIAFTTKVRKGDVHKGFQKADVIVENEYRTQHQEHLYLETEGALAIPEIGGMYTIMSCAQYPHLAQAITARVLGLPTNRIRIVQPYIGGGFGGKDDTGPLVAAQAALASHLTGKPVLLIYSREESFRIHCKREQSIIKYKSGATADGILTAIDVKIIMDAGAYANRGPFILWRATMHASGPYHVENAKVDGYCVYTNKVYQGSFRGFGNPDIQFAAESQMDEIAKKLGLDPLDIRLKNILKPGMTTITGQMLDESVGIGEALRMLAERADWRRKRRMYEGDSGRYRRGIGLACGWHGISTSRGVPDWSNAIIKVNKDGGVEVYTGITEIGQGTPTTSHVQIVSEILGIPTEYITIHFGTTDAPDTGATHASRGTSIGAIGVLLAAAKLRERLTTLASEILQCHPEELKFENGRIYSKNNPEKSLKWKDLVNEAFNRGVELSSTGYFHLPKGKFDHEVGQGYAYPAYSYIINIAEVEVDVETGIVKVIRMWPAIASGRIINPKAVEGQIEGAIAQGIGLALMEKLEFDEKGAIINPNLTDYVVPTAMDMPKIEKPIFIEDLFKYGPFGAKGVGEMALIPTPAAIANAVAHAIGKRIFELPLTPEKVYFKIMEGRG